A genomic segment from Pseudoduganella chitinolytica encodes:
- a CDS encoding class I SAM-dependent methyltransferase has protein sequence MDWNDGYVADIAYPAAFFPEQSPTHLSIACILNGVEPVPLDRPFTYFELGAGMGLTASVLAASHPHGRFYANDFQPAHVASARALAEDGELDNLTLLECSFADLAAGKVDLPPLDFITMYGVYSWVTPENRRHVVDFIGRYLKPGGIVYVNYNAMPGWAGVLPLQRLMLEHAERHPAGRERQVAQARDFVEAMKAAGCRYVDDNPVLRHRLASLADDKAGYLAHEYLNRGWEPLYHADVVRDMANAKLDFAGAANPAHAYPALFLDERQRSLLAPIDDAVMRETVKDYLHNTAFREDVMVRGARRMSAARQAEWLARIGLARTSVDADSDVEPLPPGIDATEAQRLLPPLRRMLQQLAAGPLPLATLAAALELPLAQAARLAALLASSGHAALFLLDGALSDARPARALNRAIARAALHGDQYQVLASPLLGGGLRAGLVQRLIYTVLTDRPDLDDGEAILAAVRHKLERYREAAGCDSRQGAQLASLTATLPQTVAAILRLRVPVWRALQVL, from the coding sequence ATGGACTGGAACGACGGCTACGTCGCCGACATCGCCTACCCCGCCGCATTCTTCCCCGAACAAAGCCCTACCCACCTCAGCATCGCCTGCATCCTGAACGGGGTCGAGCCGGTGCCGCTGGACCGCCCGTTCACCTATTTCGAGCTGGGCGCGGGCATGGGCCTGACGGCATCGGTGCTGGCGGCCAGCCATCCGCACGGGCGCTTCTACGCCAATGACTTCCAGCCCGCGCATGTGGCTTCCGCACGCGCCCTGGCCGAGGACGGGGAGCTGGACAACCTGACGCTGCTCGAGTGCAGCTTCGCCGACCTGGCCGCCGGCAAGGTCGACCTGCCGCCGCTGGACTTCATCACCATGTACGGCGTCTACAGCTGGGTCACGCCGGAAAACCGCCGCCACGTCGTCGACTTCATCGGCCGCTACCTGAAACCGGGCGGCATCGTCTACGTCAACTACAACGCCATGCCCGGCTGGGCCGGCGTGCTGCCGTTGCAGCGCCTGATGCTGGAGCACGCCGAACGCCACCCGGCCGGGCGCGAACGGCAGGTGGCGCAGGCGCGCGACTTCGTCGAGGCCATGAAGGCCGCCGGCTGCCGCTACGTCGACGACAATCCCGTGCTGCGCCACCGCCTCGCTTCGCTGGCGGACGACAAGGCCGGCTACCTCGCGCACGAATACCTGAACCGGGGCTGGGAGCCGCTGTATCACGCCGACGTGGTGCGCGACATGGCTAACGCCAAGCTCGATTTCGCGGGCGCCGCCAATCCCGCCCACGCCTACCCGGCCCTGTTCCTGGACGAGCGCCAGCGCAGCCTGCTGGCGCCGATCGACGACGCCGTCATGCGCGAGACCGTCAAGGACTACCTGCACAACACCGCCTTCCGCGAGGATGTGATGGTGCGGGGCGCGCGCCGCATGTCCGCGGCGCGGCAGGCCGAATGGCTGGCACGCATCGGGCTGGCCCGGACCAGCGTCGACGCGGACAGCGACGTCGAGCCGCTGCCGCCCGGGATCGATGCGACCGAGGCGCAGCGCCTGCTGCCGCCGTTGCGGCGCATGTTGCAGCAGTTGGCCGCCGGGCCGCTGCCCCTCGCCACGCTGGCCGCAGCACTGGAGCTGCCGCTGGCGCAGGCCGCGCGGCTGGCGGCGCTGCTGGCGTCCTCCGGCCACGCCGCGTTGTTCCTGCTGGATGGCGCGCTGAGCGACGCCCGTCCCGCGCGCGCGCTGAACCGGGCCATCGCCCGCGCCGCCCTGCATGGCGACCAGTACCAGGTGCTGGCATCGCCCCTGCTGGGCGGCGGCCTGCGCGCCGGCCTGGTCCAGCGGCTGATCTACACGGTGCTGACCGACCGGCCCGACCTGGACGACGGCGAGGCGATCCTGGCGGCGGTCCGGCACAAGCTCGAGCGCTATCGGGAGGCGGCCGGCTGCGACAGCCGCCAGGGGGCACAACTGGCGTCGCTGACGGCCACGTTGCCGCAAACGGTGGCCGCCATCCTGCGCCTGCGCGTGCCGGTGTGGCGCGCACTGCAGGTCCTGTGA
- a CDS encoding RNA polymerase sigma factor encodes MHTTIVETAHARTAAPIRMIGHAEDQLPAALPFAVAAPAAATPAPQAAIDVTALYRQHRTHLLRFVQRYLGNPSDAEDVVQNTFVEALRCADRFSGLSKPSTWLFGIALNLARNQGRRNGADRYETVEEDFLEQQVDIHADPALQYEWRQMARKVERLVDDLPAPIRATFEAVLEGELTYEEAARDLQIPIGTVRSRVSRVRAAARLECER; translated from the coding sequence ATGCACACTACGATCGTTGAAACCGCCCATGCCCGCACCGCCGCACCGATCCGGATGATCGGTCACGCGGAAGACCAGCTTCCCGCCGCCCTGCCGTTCGCGGTCGCCGCCCCTGCGGCGGCTACGCCGGCGCCGCAGGCCGCCATCGACGTCACCGCGCTGTACCGCCAGCACCGCACGCACCTGCTGCGTTTCGTGCAGCGCTACCTGGGCAACCCGAGCGATGCGGAAGACGTGGTGCAGAACACGTTCGTCGAGGCGCTGCGCTGCGCCGACCGCTTCTCCGGCCTGTCGAAGCCGTCCACCTGGCTGTTCGGCATCGCCCTGAACCTGGCGCGCAACCAGGGCCGGCGCAATGGCGCCGACCGTTACGAGACCGTCGAGGAGGACTTCCTGGAGCAGCAGGTCGACATCCATGCCGACCCGGCGCTGCAGTACGAATGGCGCCAGATGGCGCGCAAGGTGGAGCGGCTGGTCGACGACCTGCCGGCGCCGATCCGTGCCACTTTCGAGGCGGTGCTGGAGGGGGAGTTGACGTACGAGGAGGCGGCGCGCGACCTGCAGATCCCGATCGGCACCGTGCGCTCGCGGGTGTCGCGCGTACGCGCCGCGGCGCGCCTGGAATGCGAACGGTAA
- the sctV gene encoding type III secretion system export apparatus subunit SctV, whose protein sequence is MQSMAVVMMLNRFAAKCAKRAELAAAGLVVGIVFMLVLPMPVWLLDMLIACSLCASGLIVVVAMYMSGPTAFSTFPAVLLLTTLFRLAISVSTTRLILLEADAGHIVETFGNFVVGGNLVVGLVIFLILTVVQFIVITKGSERVSEVSARFSLDAMPGKQMSIDSDLRAGILTPEEAKEKRALLGQESQLHGAMDGAMKFVKGDAIAGICIVAINLIGGISIGIVQRGMDAAQAMQVYAILSIGDALIAQIPALLISLGAGMITTRVAGEHADGEVTNIGQDIVGELFAEPKALLTAAGIMLLFGVIPGMPMLVFVTLALLLAGAGVVGLLKPLADAELQRADKEREQQNASIVDLVNFSATTPFILRMPEALRDTPEAEIIRMAVRVMRNGMLQRRGIPDLKPIEFEFSTSVPPGRVQFLMSEVPLVDEEIRLGWGATREAVERLHELGLTAEEYNVPGSRRRRVWVRIDDEAALAAAGVMQQRWEHVFASDIEVEMLRNCQMFVGVNEVIRFTRWAERRYPELGKEVNKSVTLPRLTEVVQRLTREGVSLRNARLLLETTLDWAPKERDADVIADYVRLALKRQLCFEVARAGLIEVILLSPELEEQLRNALRQTSQGSYLDIDPEMEQAILDRLCELSRNVSSPVAPPVLVTAADIRRSVRKLIEEEFFPVPVFAFSELTQHARIQPVGMIEL, encoded by the coding sequence ATGCAGTCGATGGCTGTCGTAATGATGCTCAACCGGTTCGCGGCCAAGTGCGCGAAACGCGCCGAACTGGCGGCCGCGGGCCTGGTGGTGGGCATCGTGTTCATGCTGGTGCTGCCGATGCCCGTCTGGCTGCTCGACATGCTGATCGCGTGCAGCCTGTGCGCTTCCGGCCTGATCGTCGTCGTGGCGATGTACATGTCGGGACCGACGGCGTTTTCCACGTTCCCCGCCGTGCTGCTGCTGACGACCCTGTTCCGGCTGGCGATCTCCGTGTCCACCACGCGCCTGATCCTGCTGGAGGCCGACGCCGGCCACATCGTCGAGACGTTCGGTAACTTCGTCGTCGGCGGCAACCTGGTGGTCGGCCTCGTCATCTTCCTGATCCTGACAGTGGTGCAGTTCATCGTCATCACCAAGGGTTCGGAGCGGGTCTCGGAAGTCTCGGCCCGCTTCTCGCTGGACGCGATGCCGGGCAAGCAGATGTCGATCGACAGCGACCTGCGCGCGGGCATCCTGACGCCCGAGGAAGCCAAGGAGAAGCGCGCGCTGCTGGGCCAGGAAAGCCAGCTGCACGGCGCGATGGACGGCGCCATGAAGTTCGTCAAGGGCGACGCCATCGCCGGCATCTGCATCGTCGCCATCAACCTGATCGGCGGCATCTCGATCGGCATCGTCCAGCGCGGCATGGATGCGGCGCAGGCCATGCAGGTCTACGCCATCCTCTCCATCGGCGACGCGCTGATCGCGCAGATCCCGGCCCTGCTGATCTCGCTGGGCGCGGGCATGATCACGACGCGCGTGGCGGGCGAGCACGCCGACGGCGAAGTGACCAATATCGGCCAGGACATCGTGGGCGAGCTGTTCGCCGAGCCGAAAGCGCTGCTGACGGCGGCTGGCATCATGCTGCTGTTCGGAGTCATTCCCGGCATGCCGATGCTGGTGTTCGTGACACTGGCGCTGCTGCTGGCCGGCGCCGGCGTGGTCGGCCTGTTGAAGCCCCTGGCGGACGCGGAACTGCAGCGCGCCGACAAGGAGCGCGAGCAGCAGAACGCCAGCATCGTCGACCTGGTCAACTTCTCGGCGACGACACCCTTCATCCTGCGCATGCCGGAAGCGCTGCGTGACACGCCGGAGGCGGAGATCATCCGCATGGCCGTGCGCGTGATGCGCAATGGCATGCTGCAGCGGCGCGGTATCCCCGACCTGAAGCCCATCGAGTTCGAGTTCAGCACCAGCGTGCCGCCGGGCCGCGTGCAGTTCCTGATGTCCGAGGTGCCGCTGGTGGACGAGGAGATCCGCCTGGGCTGGGGCGCCACGCGCGAGGCGGTGGAGCGGCTGCATGAACTGGGGCTGACCGCCGAGGAGTACAACGTGCCGGGCTCGCGCCGGCGCCGGGTCTGGGTCCGGATCGACGACGAGGCGGCGCTGGCGGCGGCTGGCGTGATGCAGCAGCGCTGGGAGCACGTGTTCGCGTCCGACATCGAGGTCGAGATGCTGCGCAACTGCCAGATGTTCGTCGGCGTCAACGAGGTCATCCGCTTCACCCGCTGGGCCGAGCGGCGCTACCCGGAACTGGGCAAGGAGGTCAACAAGTCGGTCACGCTGCCGCGCCTGACGGAGGTGGTGCAGCGCCTGACCCGCGAGGGCGTCTCGCTGCGCAATGCCCGCCTGCTGCTGGAGACGACGCTGGACTGGGCGCCCAAGGAGCGCGATGCGGACGTCATCGCCGACTACGTCCGCCTCGCGTTGAAGCGGCAGCTGTGCTTCGAGGTGGCGCGCGCCGGCCTGATCGAAGTGATCCTGCTGTCGCCCGAGCTGGAAGAGCAACTGCGCAATGCGCTGCGCCAGACCAGCCAGGGCAGCTACCTGGACATCGATCCCGAGATGGAGCAGGCCATCCTGGACCGCTTGTGCGAGCTGTCGCGCAACGTCAGTTCGCCGGTGGCGCCGCCCGTCCTTGTCACGGCCGCCGACATCCGGCGCTCCGTGCGCAAGCTGATCGAGGAGGAATTCTTCCCCGTGCCCGTGTTCGCGTTCTCGGAGCTGACCCAGCACGCGCGCATCCAGCCGGTCGGCATGATCGAACTGTAA